A window of the Pungitius pungitius chromosome 3, fPunPun2.1, whole genome shotgun sequence genome harbors these coding sequences:
- the pjvk gene encoding pejvakin isoform X1 — protein MFAAATKNFVKQVGDTGRLIPVPGLSEADRYQPLSLVTRKRKRHFWRKNKYASTAFSLKDILVGQKEITAGVSSYQLLNYEDKSDVALNGRLGNHLVNDVGFNISGSDSVAVKASFGIVTKHELEVPTLLRELNSRKVDLDHCLVRQSKGSGRTVLCVVVESIRTTRQCSLSVHAGMRGTTMRFQIDDGRNPKGRDKAIVIPAHTTIAFSICQLFVRLDGRLDICVAPGSQGGFEREQIREQLGGYIGHFSVGRLRRFLSGIIYGNPFRSENQTFEGLTHSDTYMDDMVTDYYEKAASMTDVSTAYLRDSSHTRVNLLKHNIPKGPCALCGMGNQRRETVYGCLECTPGGQKYVRLHVVPCFDLWHKTLR, from the exons ATGTTCGCCGCCGCCACCAAGAACTTCGTGAAGCAGGTCGGGGACACCGGGAGGCTGATCCCCGTCCCGGGCCTGAGCGAGGCCGACCGCTACCAGCCGCTGAGCCTGGtgaccaggaagaggaagaggcacttctGGAGGAAGAACAAGTACGCCTCCACCGCCTTCTCGCTGAAGGACATCCTGGTGGGGCAGAAGGAGATCACGGCAG GAGTGTCTTCTTATCAGCTCCTCAACTACGAGGACAAATCCGACGTGGCCCTCAACGGTCGCTTAGGAAACCACCTTGTCAACGACGTGGGGTTCAACATCAGCGGCTCGGACTCCGTCGCCGTCAAGGCCTCCTTTGGCATCGTCACCAAACACGAGCTGGAGGTGCCGACTCTCCTGCGAGAGCTCAACTCCAG GAAGGTGGACCTGGATCACTGCCTGGTGCGTCAGTCCAAGGGCAGCGGTCGGACCGTCCTCTGCGTGGTGGTGGAGAGCATCCGAACCACCCGCCAGTGCTCGCTGAGCGTCCACGCCGGCATGAGAGGGACCACCATGAGG TTTCAGATCGACGACGGCAGGAACCCCAAAGGCCGAGACAAGGCCATCGTCATCCCGGCACACACCACCATCGCCTTCAGCATCTGCCAGCTGTTCGTTCGGCTGGACGGGCGACTCG ATATCTGCGTAGCTCCAGGGTCTCAAGGTGGATTCGAGCGGGAGCAGATCCGGGAGCAGCTGGGCGGCTACATCGGCCACTTCTCCGTGGGTCGACTGCGCCGGTTCCTCTCTGGAATCATCTACGGAAACCCCTTCAGATCAG AAAACCAAACATTCGAGGGGCTCACCCACTCCGACACGTACATGGACGACATGGTCACCGACTACTACGAGAAGGCCGCCAGCATGACGGACGTGTCCACCGCCTACCTGAGGGACAGCTCCCACACACGGGTCAACCTCCTCAAGCACAACATCCCCAAGGGGCCCTGCGCGCTCTGCGGCATGGGCAACCAGAGGCGGGAGACCGTCTACGGCTGTCTGGAGTGCACCCCCGGGGGCCAGAAATACGTACGGCTGCACGTCGTGCCCTGTTTCGACCTCTGGCACAAAACGCTGAGGTGA
- the pjvk gene encoding pejvakin isoform X2 has protein sequence MFAAATKNFVKQVGDTGRLIPVPGLSEADRYQPLSLVTRKRKRHFWRKNKYASTAFSLKDILVGQKEITAGVSSYQLLNYEDKSDVALNGRLGNHLVNDVGFNISGSDSVAVKASFGIVTKHELEVPTLLRELNSRKVDLDHCLVRQSKGSGRTVLCVVVESIRTTRQCSLSVHAGMRGTTMRFQIDDGRNPKGRDKAIVIPAHTTIAFSICQLFVRLDGRLENQTFEGLTHSDTYMDDMVTDYYEKAASMTDVSTAYLRDSSHTRVNLLKHNIPKGPCALCGMGNQRRETVYGCLECTPGGQKYVRLHVVPCFDLWHKTLR, from the exons ATGTTCGCCGCCGCCACCAAGAACTTCGTGAAGCAGGTCGGGGACACCGGGAGGCTGATCCCCGTCCCGGGCCTGAGCGAGGCCGACCGCTACCAGCCGCTGAGCCTGGtgaccaggaagaggaagaggcacttctGGAGGAAGAACAAGTACGCCTCCACCGCCTTCTCGCTGAAGGACATCCTGGTGGGGCAGAAGGAGATCACGGCAG GAGTGTCTTCTTATCAGCTCCTCAACTACGAGGACAAATCCGACGTGGCCCTCAACGGTCGCTTAGGAAACCACCTTGTCAACGACGTGGGGTTCAACATCAGCGGCTCGGACTCCGTCGCCGTCAAGGCCTCCTTTGGCATCGTCACCAAACACGAGCTGGAGGTGCCGACTCTCCTGCGAGAGCTCAACTCCAG GAAGGTGGACCTGGATCACTGCCTGGTGCGTCAGTCCAAGGGCAGCGGTCGGACCGTCCTCTGCGTGGTGGTGGAGAGCATCCGAACCACCCGCCAGTGCTCGCTGAGCGTCCACGCCGGCATGAGAGGGACCACCATGAGG TTTCAGATCGACGACGGCAGGAACCCCAAAGGCCGAGACAAGGCCATCGTCATCCCGGCACACACCACCATCGCCTTCAGCATCTGCCAGCTGTTCGTTCGGCTGGACGGGCGACTCG AAAACCAAACATTCGAGGGGCTCACCCACTCCGACACGTACATGGACGACATGGTCACCGACTACTACGAGAAGGCCGCCAGCATGACGGACGTGTCCACCGCCTACCTGAGGGACAGCTCCCACACACGGGTCAACCTCCTCAAGCACAACATCCCCAAGGGGCCCTGCGCGCTCTGCGGCATGGGCAACCAGAGGCGGGAGACCGTCTACGGCTGTCTGGAGTGCACCCCCGGGGGCCAGAAATACGTACGGCTGCACGTCGTGCCCTGTTTCGACCTCTGGCACAAAACGCTGAGGTGA
- the pwp2h gene encoding PWP2 small subunit processome component, which yields MKFAYKFSNLLGAVYRQGNLSFSKDGNAVISPVGNRVSVFDLKNNTSETLPVSTIKNITSVGLSPDGALAVVVDEDGAALLVSLVTRAVLHHFHFHKPVSSIRFSPDGRKFVVTKENVALMYHAPGKQREFNAFALDKSYYGPYDETTCIDWTDDSKCFVVGSKDMSTWVFGAERWANLIYYSLGGHKDLIVGCFFEKDSLDLYTVSQDGTLCVWESDTELDELVLKKHRDEPKPPRQGEEEEEEDRAEGEVIRGKAGAPDEKDATKNVRYKQMSKHFFNKEGDFNNLTAAAYHKPSRILVTGFASGIFHLHELPEFNLIHSLSISQQRITSVAINSSGDWIGFGCSGMGQLLVWEWQSESYVFKQQGHFNNMAALAYSPDGQYIATGGDDGKVKVWNTNSGLCFVTFTEHTSSVTNVTFTSSGFVVVSASLDGTVRAYDLHRYRNFRTFASPRPAQFASLAVDAGGELVSAGAQDSFEIFLWSMQTGRLLEVLAGHEGPVSCLCFSPVRSILASASWDRTVRLWDMADSWQVKETLPLTSDGLSVTYRPDGQELAVATLNGEISFWNPDTASQTGSVVGRHDLETGRKETDKISAKQSAKCKSFTSLCYSADGDSVLAGGQSKFVCIYNVKEQMLMKKFEISCNLSFDAMEEFLDRRKMTEFGSLALVDEGAGDGDGVNISLPGVRRGDMSSRHFKPEIRVSSLRFSPTGRSWAATTTEGLLVYSMDGSLVFDPYDLDLDVTPASIRKQLRLQEWASAIVLAFRLNEKALKQEVLETVPHAQVPVVCGSLPDIYVEKLLGFVAASLEKSGHLQFYMTWAQSLLMLHGQKLKNRSGAILPTLQALQKSIQRHFDSLSKLCDFNMYNIRYAAALSKQRGVKRQAEEEEEEEDDEELSEEMSVASLEDADIML from the exons ATGAAGTTTGCGTATAAG TTCTCCAACCTGCTCGGAGCAGTGTATCGTCAGGGCAACCTGAGCTTCTCCAAGGATGGAAACGCTGTGATCAGTCCGGTTGGAAACAGAGTCTCTGTGTTCGACCTGAAAAA CAACACGTCTGAGACGTTACCCGTCTCCACCATCAAAAACATAACGTCCGTGGGTCTCTCTCCTGACGGCGCTTTAGCCGTCGTGGTGGATGAAG ACGGCGCGGCGCTGTTGGTCAGCCTCGTCACCCGAGCCGTGCTCCATCACTTCCACTTCCACAAGCCCGTGAGCAGCATCCGCTTCTCCCCCGATGGCAG gAAGTTCGTGGTGACAAAGGAGAACGTCGCTCTGATGTACCACGCTCCCGGAAAGCAGCGCGAGTTCAACGCCTTCGCGCTGGACAAGAGCTACTACGGCCCCTACGACGAGACCACCTGCATCGACTGGACGGACGACTCCAA GTGTTTCGTGGTGGGCAGCAAAGACATGTCGACGTGGGTGTTTGGTGCAGAGCGCTGGGCCAACCTCATCTACTACTCCCTCGGGGGACACAAGGACCTCATCGTGGGCTGCTTCTTCGAGAAGGACAGCCTGGAC CTGTACACGGTGAGCCAGGAcgggacgctgtgtgtgtgggagagcgaCACCGAGCTGGACGAGCTCGTCCTGAAGAAGCACCGGGACGAACCCAAGCCCCCGAggcagggagaggaagaggaggaggaggacagagcggAGGGAGAGGTCATCAGGGGGAAGGCCGGCGCTCCCGACGAGAAGGACGCGACCAAAAACGTTCGCTACAAACAGATGAGCAA ACACTTCTTCAACAAGGAGGGCGACTTCAACAACCTGACGGCGGCCGCCTACCACAAGCCGAGCCGCATCCTGGTCACCGGCTTCGCCTCGGGGATCTTCCACCTGCACGAACTCCCGGAGTTCAACCTCATTCACTCGCTGAG TATTTCCCAGCAGAGGATCACCTCGGTGGCCATAAACAGCTCTGGGGACTGGATCGGCTTCGGGTGCTCAG GGATGGGTCAGCTGCTGGTGTGGGAGTGGCAGAGCGAGTCGTACGTCTTCAAGCAGCAGGGCCACTTCAACAACATGGCGGCGCTGGCCTACTCCCCCGACGGGCAGTACATCGCGACGGGAGGCGACGACGGCAAA GTCAAGGTGTGGAACACCAACAGCGGCCTGTGCTTCGTGACCTTCACGGAGCACACCAGCAGCGTCACCAACGTCACCTTCACCTCCAGCGGCTTCGTCGTCGTCAGCGCCTCGTTGGACGGGACGGTCCGGGCCTACGACCTGCACAG GTACAGGAACTTCCGGACGTTCGCCTCGCCGCGGCCGGCGCAGTTCGCCTCGCTCGCCGTGGACGCCGGCGGCGAGCTGGTGAGCGCCGGGGCCCAGGACTCCTTCGAGATCTTCCTGTGGTCCATGCAGACCGGCAGGCTGCTGGAG GTCCTCGCGGGCCACGAGGGTCCGGTTAGCTGCTTATGTTTCAGCCCGGTCCGGTCCATCCTGGCCAGCGCCTCGTGGGACCGCACCGTGCGGCTGTGGGACATGGCGGACAGCTGGCAGGTCAAAGAGACGCTGCCCCTCACCTCCGACG GTCTGTCGGTGACCTACCGGCCCGACGGCCAGGAGCTGGCCGTGGCCACTCTGAACGGGGAGATCTCTTTCTGGAACCCGGACACCGCCTCGCAGACCGGCTCCGTGGTCGGGCGCCACGACCTGGAGACGGGCCGCAAGGAGACGGACAAGATCTCCGCCAAGCAGTCGGCGAAGTGCAA GTCCTTCACGTCGCTGTGCTACTCCGCGGACGGGGACTCGGTTCTGGCGGGGGGCCAGTCCAAGTTCGTCTGCATCTACAACGTCAAGGAGCAGATGCTCATGAAGAAGTTTGAGATCTCCTGCAACCTGTCCTTCGATGCCATGGAG GAGTTCCTGGACCGGCGGAAGATGACGGAGTTCGGCAGCCTGGCTCTGGTGGACGAGGGAGCAGGAGACGGGGACGGGGTGAACATCAGCCTCCCCGGAGTCAGGAGAG GTGATATGAGTTCTCGACACTTCAAGCCGGAGATCAGAGTGAGCTCGCTGCGGTTCTCCCCCACGG GTCGCAGCTGGGCGGCCACCACCACCGAGGGCCTGCTGGTCTACTCCATGGACGGGTCTCTGGTCTTTGACCCCTACGACCTCGACCTGGACGTGACGCCGGCCAGCATACGCAAGCAGCTGCGGCTCCAGGAGTGGGCGTCGGCCATCGTCCTGGCGTTCAGACTGAACGAGAAAGCCCTGAAGCAGGAAGTGCTGGAGACGGTTCCACACGCGCAGG TCCCGGTGGTCTGCGGCTCTCTGCCTGACATCTACGTTGAGAAGCTGCTGGGCTTCGTGGCGGCGAGTCTGGAGAAGTCTGGTCACCTGCAGTTCTACATGACGTGGGCCCAGAGCCTGCTCATGCTGCACGGGCAGAAGCTCAAGAACAG GTCTGGAGCCATACTGCCAACGCTCCAGGCGCTCCAGAAGAGCATCCAGAGGCACTTTGACAGCCTGTCCAAACT GTGTGATTTTAACATGTACAACATTCGTTACGCGGCGGCCCTGTCGAAGCAGAGGGGCGTAAAGAGAcaagctgaggaagaggaggaggaggaagatgatgaagagcTGTCAGAGGAGATGAGCGTGGCCTCCCTGGAGGATGCAGACATAATGCTGTAG
- the eed gene encoding polycomb protein eed — MRENKNMSESHSQAGKEIPAKKQKLSSDENSNPDLSGDENDDAVSVESGTNAERPDTPTNTANAPGRKSWGKGKWKSKKCKYSFKCVNSLREDHGQPLFGVQFNWHSKEGDPLVFATVGSNRVTLYECHSQGEVRLLQSYVDADTEENFYTCAWTYDTNTSHPLLAVAGSRGIIRVINHITMQCIKHYVGHGNAINELKFHPRDPNLLLSVSKDHALRLWNIQTDTLVAIFGGVEGHRDEVLSADFDLLGEKIMSCGMDHSLKLWRINSERMQKAIRGSYEYNPSKTNRPFVSQKIHFPDFSTRDIHRNYVDCVRWLGDLILSKSCENAIVCWKPGKMEEDLDHIKPNESNVTVLGRFDYSQCDIWYMRFSMDFWQKMLALGNQVGKLYVWDLEVEDPHKAKCTTLTLPKCTSAIRQTSFSRDSGILIAVCDDASIWRWDRQR, encoded by the exons ATGAGGGAAAATAAGAACATGTCCGAGTCCCACTCTCAAGCGGGAAAAGAAATACCggcgaaaaaacaaaaactaagcAGTGACGAGAACAGTAACCCTGATTTATCAGGAGACGAGAAT GATGATGCTGTCAGTGTGGAGAGTGGGACCAACGCAGAGCGCCCCGACACACCCACCAACACCGCCAACGCCCCGGGCAGAAAGAGCTGGGGCAAGGGCAAGTGGAAGTCCAAAAAGTGCAAATATTCCTTCAAATGTGTCAACAGCCTGAGG GAGGACCACGGACAGCCGCTGTTTGGGGTCCAGTTTAACTGGCACAGCAAGGAGGGAGACCCGCTGGTGTTTGCCACAGTGGGGAGTAACCGG GTAACTCTATATGAATGTCACTCTCAGGGAGAAGTAAGACTCTTGCAGTCTTATGTCGATGCAGAT ACAGAGGAGAACTTCTACACGTGCGCGTGGACCTACGACACCAACACCAGCCACCCGCTGCTGGCCGTCGCCGGGTCCCGTGGCATCATCCGGGTGATCAACCACATCACAATGCAATGCATCAAG CATTACGTCGGTCACGGAAACGCCATCAATGAGCTTAAGTTTCACCCGAGGGATCCAAATCTCCTTCTGTCTGTTAGCAAAG ATCACGCTCTGCGTCTGTGGAACATACAGACGGACACGCTGGTGGCCATATTTGGTGGTGTGGAAGGTCATCGCGATGAAGTCCTGAGTGCT GATTTTGATCTTCTGGGTGAAAAGATAATGTCATGTGGGATGGACCACTCCTTAAAGCTTTGGAGGATCAATTCCGAGAGGATGCAGAAAGCCATCCGAGGGTCTTATGAGTACAATCCATCGAAGACCAACCG gCCTTTTGTCTCACAGAAGATTCACTTCCCCGACTTCTCGACACGAGACATCCACAGGAACTACGTGGACTGTGTGCGGTGGCTCGGCGATCTCATCCTCTCAAAG TCCTGCGAGAACGCCATTGTCTGCTGGAAACcgggaaagatggaggaggacctCGATCACATTAAACCAAATGAGTCAAATGTGACGGTTCTGGGCCGCTTCGATTACAGCCAGTGTGACATTTGGTACATGCGCTTCTCCATGGACTTCTGGCAGAAG ATGCTGGCTCTGGGAAACCAGGTGGGAAAGCTCTACGTTTGGGACCTGGAAGTGGAAGACCCACACAAAGCCAA gtGCACCACGCTGACCCTCCCCAAATGCACGTCGGCCATCCGGCAGACCAGCTTCAGCCGGGACAGTGGCATCCTGATCGCCGTGTGCGACGACGCCTCCATCTGGCGCTGGGACCGCCAGCGCTGA
- the atp7b gene encoding copper-transporting ATPase 2 has product MFSPKRPSKRVPKSSGEQIRMVDCRCAPDCACGPSECPGGGHCARDLQENGLRIEKQGLDNLAYEYGSPSERRPPPEAASGATFKLLGLAPGGHRARAVESSVCRLHGVLAASLSSASGLAQVDYDASAVSATQIALELQRLGLDVESAVRVGVDGMRCRSCAQAIEGRVGARPGVSRVQVSLRDAAALIVYRPLVVTQQELRDAIEEMGFGASVAAGDPAARGGAFWQGDAPLSTATIWIVGMTCDSCVRSIEGRISQVTGVRSLAVSLKEGKGTVTFDPSLTEPELLRAAVEDMGFEASLQEPTSAKIIQPHPKSDLSDLQPPVEAAVDSGAGPPAAPERRTKAQKCFIRVTGMTCASCVANIEGNLHKHEGILSALVSLMAGKAEVKYDADVLDAAAVTRLIGDLGFGAQLMEDKAGTDGKLDLTITGMTCASCVHNIESTLTSTKGITVASVALATKKAHVQFDPEVLGARDITKIIQSLGFEANLVKASFRNNLDHTQEIRQWKNSFLLSLVFGVPVMGLMIYMMVMDSQHQEHGGSMPEEQNLLPGLSLLNLAFFLLCTPVQIFGGRYFYIQAYRSLKHRTANMDVLIVLATSVAYAYSCVVLVVAMAERASQSPVTFFDTPPMLFVFIALGRWLEHVAKSKTSEALAKLMSLQATDATVVTLGRDHSVISEEQVVVELVQRGDVIKVAPGGKFPVDGRVIEGNSMADESLITGEPMPVGKKVGSLVIAGSINAHGALLVEATHVGSDTTLSQIVKLVEEAQTSKAPIQQFADRLSGYFVPFIVVVSLLTLVAWLAIGFVNFDIVKENFPGYNQNISKAEVIVRFAFQASITVLSIACPCSLGLATPTAVMVGTGVGAQNGILIKGGEPLEMAHKIDVVMFDKTGTITHGVPRVTRVLVLWEVARMPLRRILALVGTAEASSEHPLGAAVARHCKQELASELLGYCQDFQAVPGCGIGCRVSNVEHLLLDPSEERFLLPGATADESSLPAAAEPPPAGEPQSFSVLIGNREWMRRNGHHIGADVDAAMSSHESKGQTAILVAIDGVLCAMFAVADTVKAESALAVHTLRSMGIEVAMITGDNRRTAKAIAAQVGIAKVYAEVLPSHKVAKVQELQERGRRVAMVGDGVNDSPALARADLGIAIGTGTDVAIEAADIVLIRNNLLDVVASIELSKKTVRRIRTNFVFALVYNLVGIPFAAGVFMPAGVVLQPWMGSAAMAASSVSVVLSSLMLKMYKKTSAEQYEARALGLARSLRSSLISTHVGPGGPALPAGTREPAGRSAAEPDVRVPAANGVRGRDDLDVL; this is encoded by the exons ATGTTTTCGCCCAAAAGGCCGTCCAAGCGCGTCCCAAAGTCGTCCGGGGAGCAGATCCGCATGGTGGACTGCCGCTGCGCGCCGGACTGCGCCTGCGGCCCCTCGGAGTGCCCCGGCGGGGGGCACTGCGCGCGAGATCTACAG GAGAATGGCCTTCGCATCGAGAAACAAGGCCTCGACAACTTGGCCTACGAGTACGGGAGTCCCAGCGAGCGCCGTCCCCCGCCCGAAGCGGCCTCCGGGGCCACATTTAAACTCCTGGGActggcccccgggggccacCGGGCCCGGGCCGTCGAGAGCAGCGTGTGCCGCCTCCACGGCGTCCTCGCCGCCAGCTTGTCTTCGGCCAGCGGCTTGGCCCAAGTGGACTACGACGCCTCGGCCGTCAGCGCCACGCAGATCGCCCTGGAGCTCCAGAGGCTGGGACTCGACGTGGAGTCGGCGGTGCGCGTCGGCGTGGACGGGATGCGCTGCCGGTCCTGCGCGCAGGCCATCGAGGGGCGGGTCGGCGCCCGGCCCGGGGTGTCGCGCGTCCAGGTGTCCCTGCGGGACGCCGCGGCGCTCATCGTGTATCGGCCCCTCGTCGTGACCCAGCAGGAGCTGAGGGACGCCATCGAGGAAATGGGCTTCGGCGCCTCCGTGGCAGCCGGCGATCCGGCCGCGCGCGGCGGCGCCTTCTGGCAGGGGGACGCGCCGCTCTCCACCGCGACCATCTGGATTGTGGGGATGACTTGCGACTCGTGCGTGCGGTCCATCGAAGGGAGGATCTCTCAGGTGACTGGCGTGCGCTCCCTGGCGGTGTCACTGAAGGAGGGAAAGGGGACGGTAACCTTCGACCCCAGCCTGACGGAGCCGGAGCTGCTCAGGGCGGCAGTGGAAGACATGGGCTTTGAGGCGTCGCTCCAAG AACCTACATCTGCAAAGATCATCCAGCCCCATCCAAAGTCCGACCTCTCCGACTTGCAACCGCCCGTCGAGGCGGCAGTCGACAGTGGCGCCGGACCGCCGGCGGCGCCTGAACGCCGGACCAAAGCGCAAAAATGCTTCATCCGCGTGACGGGGATGACCTGCGCCTCCTGTGTGGCCAACATTGAGGGGAACCTGCACAAACACGAGG GGATCCTCTCGGCGTTGGTGTCCCTCATGGCCGGAAAGGCGGAGGTGAAGTACGACGCGGACGTCCTGGACGCCGCGGCCGTGACTCGGCTCATAGGAGACCTGGGCTTCGGAGCCCAGCTGATGGAGGACAAAGCAGGGACGGACGGGAAGCTGGACCTCACG ATAACCGGCATGACGTGTGCATCGTGTGTGCACAACATTGAGTCCACGCTCACCTCCACCAAAGGGATCACCGTGGCCTCCGTCGCCCTGGCAACCAAGAAAGCCCACGTCCAGTTTGATCCGGAAGTGCTGGGAGCTCGAGATATCACCAAGATCATCCAG AGTCTCGGATTCGAGGCCAATCTGGTGAAGGCGAGCTTCAGAAACAACCTGGATCACACCCAGGAAATACGACA GTGGAAGAACTCCTTCCTTCTCAGCCTGGTTTTCGGCGTGCCCGTCATGGGCCTCATGATCTACATGATGGTGATGGACAGCCAGCACCAGGAACACGGAGGCTCAATGCCCGAGGAGCAGAACCTGCTGCCCGGCCTCTCCCTCCTCAACCTGGCCTTCTTCCTGCTCTGCACACCTGTGCAG ATCTTTGGAGGCCGATACTTCTACATCCAGGCGTACCGCTCGCTGAAACACCGCACCGCCAACATGGACGTGCTCATCGTGTTGGCCACCTCCGTCGCCTACGCCTACTCCTGCGTGGTCCTGGTCGTGGCCATGGCCGAGCGGGCCAGCCAGAGCCCCGTCACCTTTTTCGACACTCCGCCCATGCTGTTTGTGTTCATCGCGCTGGGCCGATGGCTGGAGCACGTCGCTAAA AGTAAAACCTCAGAGGCGTTGGCCAAGTTGATGTCGCTTCAAGCTACCGATGCCACAGTGGTCACTTTGGGACGAGACCACTCCGTCATCAG CGAGGagcaggtggtggtggagctggTGCAGCGGGGCGACGTCATCAAAGTCGCTCCGGGAGGAAAGTTCCCCGTCGACGGGAGGGTGATTGAGGGAAACTCCATGGCAGACGAGTCCCTGATCACAG GGGAGCCGATGCCTGTCGGTAAGAAGGTGGGCAGTCTGGTGATTGCCGGCTCCATCAACGCTCACGGTGCTCTCCTGGTGGAGGCCACCCACGTGGGTTCCGACACGACTCTGTCCCAAATCGTGAAGCTGGTGGAAGAGGCCCAGACCTCAAAG GCCCCCATCCAGCAGTTTGCAGACAGGCTCAGCGGCTACTTCGTGCCCTTCATAGTTGTCGTCTCGCTGCTGACGCTGGTGGCGTGGCTGGCGATCGGGTTTGTCAACTTTGACATTGTGAAGGAGAACTTCCCG ggCTACAACCAGAACATCTCCAAGGCGGAGGTCATCGTCCGCTTTGCCTTCCAGGCCTCCATCACCGTCCTGTCCATCGCCTGCCCCTGCTCTCTGGGGTTGGCGACCCCGACGGCTGTCATGGTGGGCACGGGGGTCGGAGCTCAGAACGGGATCCTTATTAAAGGAGGCGAGCCGCTGGAGATGGCCCACAAG ATCGACGTGGTGATGTTCGACAAAACCGGCACCATCACACACGGCGTCCCCCGGGTGACCCGCGTGCTGGTGCTGTGGGAGGTGGCCCGCATGCCCCTGAGGAGGATCCTGGCGTTGGTCGGCACGGCGGAGGCCAGCAGCGAGCACCCGCTGGGCGCCGCCGTGGCCAGGCACTGCAAACAG gAGCTGGCCAGTGAGCTGCTGGGCTACTGCCAGGACTTCCAGGCCGTGCCCGGTTGTGGGATCGGCTGCCGGGTTTCGAACGTAGAACATCTGCTGCTGGACCCGAGCGAAGAGCGCTTCCTCCTGCCGGGCGCCACCGCCGACGAGAGCAGCCTGCCGGCCGCGGCCGAGCCCCCGCCCGCAG GCGAGCCCCAGTCCTTCTCCGTCCTCATTGGGAACCGGGAGTGGATGAGGAGGAACGGCCACCACATCGGAGCGGACGTCGACGCCGCCATGTCCAGCCACGAGTCAAAGGGACAGACCGCCATACTGGTAGCGATCGATG GTGTGCTGTGTGCCATGTTCGCCGTCGCGGACACGGTGAAGGCGGAGTCGGCGTTGGCGGTGCACACGCTCCGAAGCATGGGCATCGAGGTGGCGATGATAACCGGAGACAACAGGCGCACCGCGAAGGCCATCGCCGCACAG GTGGGCATCGCCAAGGTGTACGCGGAGGTGCTGCCCTCGCACAAGGTGGCGAaggtgcaggagctgcaggagcgaGGCCGGCGAGTGGCCATGGTGGGGGACGGCGTCAACGACTCGCCCGCCCTCGCCCGCGCCGACCTCGGCATCGCCATCGGCACGGGCACCGACGTGGCCATCGAGGCGGCCGACATCGTCCTCATCCGA aacaacCTGCTGGACGTGGTGGCCAGCATCGAGCTGTCCAAGAAGACGGTGCGGAGGATCAGGACCAACTTCGTCTTCGCCCTCGTCTACAACCTGGTGGGGATCCCCTTCGCcgcag GTGTGTTCATGCCGGCCGGCGTGGTGCTGCAGCCCTGGATGGGCTCCGCTGCGATGGCCGCCTCGTCCGTCTCGGTGGTCCTGTCGTCTTTGATGCTGAAGAT gTACAAAAAAACCTCGGCGGAGCAGTACGAGGCGCGGGCGCTGGGCCTCGCGAGGAGCCTCCGCTCGTCGCTGATCAGCACACACGTGGGTCCGGGCGGCCCCGCCCTCCCCGCCGGGACGCGGGAGCCGGCGGGCCGGAGCGCCGCCGAGCCGGACGTCCGGGTGCCGGCCGCCAACGGCGTCCGGGGGCGGGACGACCTGGACGTGTTGTAA